In the genome of Colwellia sp. PAMC 21821, the window GCCATTGGCGAAGAGTTTTCTTCAAAATGGCAATTTATGCCTTATATTGAACGCGAGTTAATGCAATATAATCGTTTAGATATTTGTAATGTTGGTGGCTTTACTGAAGCACTTAAAGTAGCAGGCTGGTCTGAAGCACATTATATTGATTTAGTAATGCACAACCCATTAGGGCCAATTTGTACGGCTGCTTCAATTCATTTAGCTGCTGCGGTGCCTAACTTTAGTTGGTTAGAATGTCGTTCTTCACCTTTTGAGCAATTGGGTTTTGATAACCCTGAACTCTTTCCTGTGCAGGCAACTATGGATGGAGCTAACTTTGTTATTCCAGAATTGCCTGGTTTAGGGGTAGAAGTAAATGAAGAGAAGATTGCTGAACAAAGTGCCACTTTCACCGAAGCGCCTCATCTGACAAGAGACGACGGCAGTGTAACGAATTGGTAATATTGGTAATAGCGATATAAAAGAAGGTAATGCTATTACTTTCTTTTTGTATTGCATAAGATCAAGCTGATTAATTAGCTGCTTATTTTTAAGAGTTAACATGAATAATTACCGCGCTATAAAATTTAAAAGTAGCGTAACTACTGACTAAACTTTACGCTTTATAGTTATACATTTTTACTCATGAAAAAGTAGACCGGCTAATTAATCAAATTTGTACGAAAAACCAACTTATTTTGCTGATTAAGGTAATTAATAAGGACTTAACATTGTGTTTTTTCAATGTTTAACGTAAAATTTTAATAACCTTCCTATTATTTTTATAAACGTATAACGTTTGTGTACCTATTATTATGAGTGAATTAGTTTATTACGATTTAAAGCGCGCCGCGACTATGACGCCAAGTATGCCAATACAGGTAGCTCGTGAGTTGGGTCGAAGAATTGTCGCTGGAACAATAGAAGAAGGCACGTTAATTGATGACGAAGCTTCTTTAACCGAGCGCTATCAAGTAAGTCGTGTTGTCATTAGAGACGCGGTAAAAATACTGGTAGGAAAAGGGTTGTTGGATGTTCGTCGTGGTATAGGCACCCGTGTTAAACCTCGCAGTCAATGGGTGCTTTGGGATGACGATGTACTTGCATGGCATGTTAGTGCTCCACCAAATAAAGATTTTATACGACAGCTGATGGATATTCGCTTAGCGTTTGAACCTAAAGCTGCTCGCTGGGCTGCAGAAAGAGCAACCCCAGAAGCCTTGGCTGAAATTGAATCAGCGTGCATAGGTATGGAGCTAGAAAAAGGTTCAGTTGAAAAGTTTATTATTGCTGATGCCTTATTTCACCGTTCTGTATTAAGGGCGGCTCGTAACGATTATTTAACTGCAATGGAAGGCGTTATTTACTCAGCATTACTTATAAGTGTGCAATTAACAAATAAAGATCCACGAACAAACAGCTCTTCTGTTTCTTTTCATCGAGAAGTGTATCAAGCAATTGCTGATAAAAACGGCGCCCTTGCAGAGCAGTTAACAGAGAAGTTATTAAACGATGCAATAAGACGTTTAAAAGAAGCATTTGGTAACGATTATTAAATAATAATTTACTTTGTTCATGACCCAAACTACTTTCAAATTAATTTGT includes:
- a CDS encoding FadR/GntR family transcriptional regulator, with translation MSELVYYDLKRAATMTPSMPIQVARELGRRIVAGTIEEGTLIDDEASLTERYQVSRVVIRDAVKILVGKGLLDVRRGIGTRVKPRSQWVLWDDDVLAWHVSAPPNKDFIRQLMDIRLAFEPKAARWAAERATPEALAEIESACIGMELEKGSVEKFIIADALFHRSVLRAARNDYLTAMEGVIYSALLISVQLTNKDPRTNSSSVSFHREVYQAIADKNGALAEQLTEKLLNDAIRRLKEAFGNDY